One Nicotiana tomentosiformis chromosome 1, ASM39032v3, whole genome shotgun sequence genomic window, TATATTTGAAGGAGCATTTGCTTAAATATATAACCCAACTCTGCTATAGATGAAACAAAGAGAATAAATTCTTGCTGACTAGCACCCCAGACATGAAGCCAATTCACAAGCAGATTGGAAATAGATTTACTGAAATACCATCAGGCAGATTATGACAAAAGGGTAACTTAATACACATACTAACAAAAAACAAGTTTACATATGTTCATACAAGTACTTTTTATGCATTTTCTGTGTTGCTTGGATGTTGTGGGTACGACTCAAGAGGCACAATATTTACTAGTTCCTCAACAAAGAAAAATATTTCAGCAACTTTGGCACTAATGACTGAACACTCACATAGAAGTAAATACAATTTTGTTAGAAGAAGTCAATTTCAAAGGTTTCTGCATCATGATTCATGTGCATGCGAATAAGAAGATACCATTAGGATACATTCTTGATCAGGATTTTCTGCAAAATTGGAGTGCAATGCATTCCCCATGCTGTCCACTATAGCCGAGGTAGTCATGGATGACTCAATGCATAAGATGGCAGTGATGGCATCCAATCTAGTGACCTCATTTCTAAACATCAATCTTGCATGTGCTGTAATATTCCATATTGGTTCTTCAGAATAAGTCACAAATAGATCATATAGGGCCAAACCATGAAAAAAAGCTAGAGTCAATGATACACCTTGAGCAAGTCTTATCAGACTCTCCAGCATACGCACAGTTGTTCTTGCTGCAGATGTTCACAGTTGTTAAGTGCATAGTCATGCAACAATTAGAATATTTAGTGACAACGATGATGCCTAGTGACCTGCATTTTGAGTCACAGATCTTCTCTGCAATTGGTAATAGCTTGAGATAACCTTTTCTGCCTCCTTTGTGAGGACTGGTCTAAAGTATCTCTTCACAAATTGGATGTACCTACAAGATGTCATCAGAAGACATAACGCTGCCATCTCATCACCAGAATGTGATGGAGTAATTGATGGAGTAATTGCTGCTGAAGATTTTCTTTTGCTGGAGTTAACATGGTAATAAAATGGGAGaacacaaataaataaattagaaTTAATGTTTTTCTTAGAGTCATGTGCATTTCCATTATGCTAAATTGTTTTGATAAGTTGCACTCACCGACACTGCACACACCGTTCAGGAGCCCATGACATATTTTTTTGTAAGGTAAAGTAGGAGCCTGAGACATTAATATGATTAAAATGTTTTTCTAACTACCAACTAAAGCCTACTGTACAACACGTGACATGAAAGTCTCGTGACAATTCAGACACTCAAAATCAGTGCTGCTAGCAAGACTATGGATATGCTTTTAGACTTTAATCTTTTGGGCTCCAAAATGACCCTTTAACCTTTTTGTTTACTTATACATGCATTCCAATTGGAGACCTTCCAGTTTTAAATGCTTTAAAGAAAATTCATGCTAAACAACCTTCTCCCAATAAGAATTAGCATTAAACTACAAATCTTTGCAGAATTAAGAAATGTGAAAAGAGAAATTTCTTGCATGTTGCTTTACGTAACTCAGTCTTGTACCAGCTTCTACAAAGGAAAAAGAAACCATAAGAGTAGCGCATCATCCATATTGAAATAgatagggggggggggggggaaggaatAAGCTAATACTATTGGTTTAGGCAATACTTGGAACAGTCAATAATCATTTTTATGGACTTACTCACCTTGGCCAGTTTCACTGTTATTGATAAGCAAAAGCACATGCATAATCTCTTACTGTTCATGAACAATGTCAATAATCATATTTGGGAACTTATCATATCTGAGTCTTCATATTTGGGAACTTATCACATCTGTATTTTTGCTTCGGTTGTCAGATCGGTTTGCTTGTTATTGCCCCTCCCCTCTCcccttcctgagccgagggtctaccggaaacagcCTCTGCCTTTTTAAAGGCAGAAGGTccgcgtacactctaccctcaccagaccccacttgtggaacTACAccgagtatgttgttgttgttgttgttgtctttaTATATAGAAGCAGTCTAGCCAAAGTGGCAACAAACCACAACTAGACTGGAGTAGTAGTTAATTAAAGATGAGCACATATCATATACATCAGAATCCGGATGGTTGTTGGGAAGCATTTTACCTTCTGAGCATTGGAAGTGCCCAGGTACTCCTTAGATCCTCTTCAGAATTATGGCTCTTTGTTTCTTCCTTTCAATCACATAAAAGAGAATTTTCATCCAGCTAATTGACGCTTCATGACTAAATAATAATGTATTCACATTGTTTTAGATCCATCACCTCAGCAAGAATATGTGAAGAAACAACAGCATCCCACTCTGGGTTTCTAGTGTCTAAGAGAACTAGGACTATATCAAATCTGCTCAGCAGCGGGCCAGAGAGCGTCGTATTAACAGATAGAGCTAGCTTGTGTTAAAAACATAGAAAACAAAATGAGATGGGGAGCAAAGCGTTTAAGATGCCTGGATGGAGATTCTAGCTTGCAGAAAGATGAAAGGtaaaaaaattaagaaagagGACATCAGAAGAAAAGATACGCTGATCCTTGTCATATTGCCCCTTAGGGTTAGTTGCTCCAAACACAAGTGTCCTTGTACTGAGAGTTGTCACCAGACCAGCCTAGAGATTAACCAATCATCAAGGATCAGAAAAGGATTCATCGAAGTAATTAAGAGCACTAGAACAGTAGATATTAGGGGGTCTGGAAATAAGGCGGAAAAAGGAAGAATGAAGAAAATATCAAGAACTCATGACCTTGCCAATCATGCATGTATTGGTACTAtaccaaaagaagaagaaattaggTTCTTCAAAGAATGATATACCTTTGCAACACTTATAGTCTGCTGCTCCATTGCTTCATGGATGGTTGCTCTGTCATGCTCCCTCATGCTGCCAAACAGAATTTGATGAGTCAACATCAAATTAATGTGTAGGATAACATTACTGGCTATATTTTACTACAGAAAACAATCATTAAATAATTTGAATCAACAACCTACATATAACCGTAACTAAAGTGCAGACTGCAATTCAAGCCACACAAGTTATATCAAAACATGGAGAAACTGAAACAAATCAACCTAAGACTCCAACAACAGCTATAAGATACCTGTCAAATTCATCAATGCAACAGAGACCACCATCTGCTAATACAAGTGCACCAGCTTCTAACATCCACTCTCCTGAAAATATAGCTCGCTTTTACACTTGATGATCAAATAACTGTACATATAGGTCAAAATATTATCAAGAATTAAGTGCGTGTTTGGTTCGCGTGATGGAGAGGCACTCCAATGAATCGTCCGCTCATATTGTTTCTGGATTTAAAAGGTATAACAGCCTGAGTTAACCCACATCTCCTTTATTTCAACATAACAGATTATGTAGTCTTACAGTActcttttctttatataaaaaAAACAGATCATTTAATCTTAGCGGGGTACTAGTACTAACTCAGAACCACATTTGAATTCAACAAGACTATTATGCCTTTAGGTCAGATAAACAAACCATAATACTACCTAAACTTCCTTTGCTTTGTACAATTTTTTTGTTGATGTAAATTTTATGAACAGAAACTTTTAGGTTGTTATATGCTTACTTGGATTTTCATGATGCAAGTAAAAATGCTGTTCTATATAGAATCTAAAGTGTTTTAAGGTTGGAATTATTCCTAATAGTAATATACACTATTATATTACTTTAAACACTGCTCCCTAGTTTCTCAAAGCTGCAAAACAAATTTGATTTAGATTTACTTTCTTCATTACGGGAGATTTGATTAATTGTTAATCATCTAGCATTAACTAAAGAGGATGGAACCATATCAAAGTATTCAACATATGCAGTGGAATCTCTGAGGGCAATTCATTTGGGAATGTCCCATCCTACTTTATCCAGTTTGTGAACTGAAAGTGCACTAGTATAAATCTCAAAAAAATTACATGTGTCACTTTCTAATAGAAAAGGAACTAAAGAAGATTTGAGATGTAAGAAGAATTCCCAGCAGTACCCAGTAGACCACACAAACTATTAGTTTTAGTTTCATCGAAGAATTAATGTATGTGGGCTTGCTATCATGACTGTCTCTGTGCGAGTGCTGTGACAGAAACACAGACAGATTACCACTTCAATATGATCAACGCAAATAGATAGAGACAGCTAGCTACATACTTCAACATGACAGCTATTAGTGAGTAACAAGATAACATGAACAATCTACCTCCATCTTTAACTGCTGTAACAGTCAATCCAGCGCTAGTGCTTCCCAGCCCAGTCGTTATGACAGATCTATTGCTTAATTTAGCAGCAAACTTCAGAAACTGTGACTTCCCAGTGCCTGACAGGATAAGTAAGCAACCACATTATCTCATTTGTGACAACCCAAAATTCAAATGAATATCACGCTCCATAAGATGTCACCACAACCATGAAAGAAGGTGAAATCAAGTGTACCGGCTGCTATGCAGCACATTAGTGCTAGACACAATTAAATGAGTGCTGGAAGAAGTGAAATCTCTAAAGATGACCATTTGCCTACAAAGAAGATATTCTTCAATCTTGATTCAAAACATTTAACATTACAATCCATTACCAGGATCACCAACGAGAAGCAAATGAGACTCTCCTCTAACTTTTGTTCCAGAAGCATCAACATGTTGGACACCTCCAATAAGCGTCAATGCCACTGCATTGAACTCGAAGTTGGTCATTGGCCAAAATGGTAAAGGGATTATCCATCATCATTTGGACAGATTGAATTATACATTAACATCATAGGGGATACTTTTCACGATGCACAGTTGCTGAGAGAAAACCAAGAGTAACACAAATTCCCTCTACTTTATATCGAACAAGTTAAAACTATAAATTAACAATTACACATGTGACATCAACTGAAAAGGAGACACTTGCAGGGGACAATACCTGCAAGCTTGACTGTGAAAAGCCCAAAGACCTGTGGGCAAATACCTTTGAGAATAGCATTCCTACCTGCGTTTAGGAATGAAGGAGAATAGAAAGAAAAGCAGGTCTGAGTCCCAAGTACTTTTAGCAAGTAATTTAAAATCCAACTTGTTCAAAGAATTTTTACCCTTTAAAGGAGTATCTTTAAAATCAATCCAAAactgcttgaatttgagaatagCATCATCAGGGATATCGATTTCTGACTTTAGCTCATTCATTCTCCTGAAGATACATTATAGGAAATGCGTGAAGAAAGGCAGTTTATTTTATGAGAAAGAGTCAGAGAAATATATTACCTCCTCCAAGCAGTGGTGGAGACAAAAGGTGGTAGGTCAGCAAAGCCTTCCATCTCTAAGTTTTGAAAGTCATGTTTTGCTTCGTGTAAGTTTTTGAAATATTATGAGAGATAAAAGTGTACATCTGCTCCTGATACTTTTTAATAAAAACAATTATattattgttatctcttctaagtttaaatccttaTTTGGCCATTCCTCCTTGGATATAAGATTCATTAAGCTCTACAAATATCACAATGCTATTTTAGCTTGGAAGATGACAAATTCAATTAGTCATATCGTATTTCTTTACCTATCAATCAAAAGGAAAGAGGAACTACAACAAGACCCTGGAGGATGACCACCTTTCTGGTAACAAAAATCAGTGAAAGAATTCAAAGGCAATTCTTCATACTCTGAGCCCTTCATTGGGACTCCCCTATACTATCAGTAAAAGGCCAACTACATACTCTCATCCTAAGTTGCTTGGACACGGGTGCGGATAATCCGACACGGGTgca contains:
- the LOC104115616 gene encoding probable DNA helicase MCM9, whose protein sequence is MEGNGYSKELAAYLLKHHSEQLSSIILSPDPRLHYPLFVDFAEIMDDNPTLSQFIFAKPTEYLPLFDEAAVWAQKVILADLKQRENASLKDNIHVRINISGSPLECPETFPSIGRVRVKHRGMLLTIKGTIIRSGAVKMIEGERIYECRRCKHRFKVYPEVETRNSIPKPIFCPSQRPKFCESTSFQLVEDNKICHDYQELKIQESTQVLGVGAIPRSIPVILKDDLVDMVKAGDDVIVTGILTAKWSPDLRDVRCDLDPVLIANHIRRMNELKSEIDIPDDAILKFKQFWIDFKDTPLKGRNAILKGICPQVFGLFTVKLAVALTLIGGVQHVDASGTKVRGESHLLLVGDPGTGKSQFLKFAAKLSNRSVITTGLGSTSAGLTVTAVKDGGEWMLEAGALVLADGGLCCIDEFDSMREHDRATIHEAMEQQTISVAKAGLVTTLSTRTLVFGATNPKGQYDKDQPLSVNTTLSGPLLSRFDIVLVLLDTRNPEWDAVVSSHILAEEETKSHNSEEDLRSTWALPMLRRYIQFVKRYFRPVLTKEAEKVISSYYQLQRRSVTQNAARTTVRMLESLIRLAQAHARLMFRNEVTRLDAITAILCIESSMTTSAIVDSMGNALHSNFAENPDQEYAKQERLILEKLSLLDEFPEVISTGSSIC